The following proteins are encoded in a genomic region of Fundidesulfovibrio soli:
- a CDS encoding acyltransferase → MGLTAAEVRRAARSLLPDSFHDLFLDVISYVSNHVVCHVPSHWFRLWFYRNIMRWAIGKDTSLHERLRIHGVPGPGVSIGDNTCIGADLFLAGVGYPGGGLTIGNNVNIAMQVFIGVGGHKIGCAEGFAMQMRPVVIEDHAVIYARSMVIMCRIGRGAVVLPGAVVVKDVEPFTIVGGVPAEPLGKREPQEDPNYLLNWRWRFH, encoded by the coding sequence ATGGGACTCACAGCAGCCGAGGTCAGGCGCGCCGCGCGCAGCCTGCTCCCGGACTCGTTCCACGACCTGTTTCTGGACGTGATCAGCTACGTGTCCAACCACGTTGTCTGCCACGTTCCGAGCCATTGGTTCAGGTTGTGGTTCTACCGCAACATCATGCGCTGGGCCATCGGCAAGGACACCTCCCTGCACGAGCGTCTGCGCATCCACGGCGTGCCTGGACCCGGCGTGAGCATAGGAGACAACACCTGCATCGGGGCGGACCTGTTCCTGGCCGGGGTCGGATATCCCGGCGGCGGGCTGACCATCGGCAACAACGTCAACATCGCCATGCAGGTGTTCATCGGCGTCGGGGGCCACAAAATAGGCTGCGCGGAGGGGTTCGCCATGCAGATGCGCCCGGTCGTCATCGAGGACCACGCAGTCATCTACGCGCGCTCCATGGTGATCATGTGCAGAATCGGCCGGGGGGCCGTCGTGCTCCCCGGGGCCGTGGTGGTCAAGGACGTGGAGCCCTTCACCATCGTCGGGGGGGTCCCGGCCGAGCCCTTGGGCAAACGGGAGCCCCAGGAAGACCCGAACTACCTCCTCAACTGGCGCTGGCGTTTCCATTAG
- a CDS encoding GumC family protein, translating to MRTLLEALFKRRTEIRNIFVLSLLVAIIGNYIATPQYESEGKVLVKVGREASLPPTVMTQPLNVYFTRADQVNTQIQILESRDMVEKALAALPPDLLNRPKPETMIGWIVESIRSVPKLIVGAGRFVLETLQLIPTLSAEQRQVLDFQKRIEVRRVKESEVIRVTFTDPDPRLARLFLDAYMAEYLQASSLAMENPGSFSFFTAQRTGVQQELQQAQQKLIDFRKEWNIYDLGIQKDKTVQALSRISNDIITAELDLSAATGKFKEMEKTPLANVENVLPVELREDQSVVELLKNLVLLKVRHSQMIQSLGGGHPSVAAIDGEMASLRGSLYREALGILKSKANTLERNLNSLKEQLANVSRTAQILDAKGIEMKEYEDQVQLLTKTFYTYSDKSETSRINSVMDKERIGSVTLVQPASEPLRPVSPKRLLNLLLGAVLGLILGVAYALGAEQLSGTVNNVDDLRVLLQGAPVVFVPQDTVMTPEDADSVLRNMHLFGTKSST from the coding sequence ATGCGCACACTTCTGGAGGCCCTCTTCAAGCGCCGCACGGAGATCCGAAACATCTTCGTGCTGAGCCTGCTTGTGGCCATCATAGGCAATTACATCGCCACGCCGCAGTACGAAAGCGAGGGCAAAGTGCTCGTCAAGGTGGGACGCGAGGCATCCCTGCCCCCCACGGTGATGACCCAGCCCCTCAACGTCTACTTCACCCGCGCGGACCAGGTGAACACCCAGATCCAGATTCTGGAGAGCCGCGACATGGTCGAGAAGGCGCTCGCAGCGCTCCCGCCCGACCTGCTCAACCGGCCCAAGCCCGAAACCATGATCGGCTGGATCGTCGAGAGCATCCGTTCCGTTCCCAAGCTGATCGTGGGGGCCGGGCGCTTCGTACTGGAAACCCTCCAGCTCATACCCACCCTCTCGGCGGAGCAGCGGCAGGTGCTCGACTTCCAGAAGCGCATCGAGGTGCGCAGGGTCAAGGAATCCGAGGTCATCCGCGTCACCTTCACCGACCCCGACCCCAGGCTGGCCCGCCTCTTCCTGGACGCCTACATGGCCGAATACCTCCAGGCCAGCTCCCTCGCCATGGAGAACCCCGGCTCCTTCAGCTTCTTCACGGCACAGAGGACGGGGGTGCAGCAGGAGCTGCAACAAGCCCAGCAGAAGCTCATCGACTTCCGTAAGGAATGGAACATCTATGACCTGGGCATCCAGAAGGACAAGACGGTCCAGGCTCTCTCCAGGATCAGCAACGACATCATCACCGCCGAACTGGACCTGAGCGCGGCCACCGGCAAGTTCAAGGAGATGGAGAAGACCCCGCTGGCCAACGTGGAGAACGTCCTTCCCGTCGAACTCCGGGAGGATCAGTCCGTGGTCGAGCTGCTCAAGAACCTGGTGCTGCTCAAGGTGCGCCACTCCCAGATGATCCAGAGCCTCGGCGGCGGCCACCCGAGCGTGGCCGCCATCGACGGCGAGATGGCCAGCCTGCGCGGCAGCCTCTACCGCGAGGCCCTGGGCATCCTCAAAAGCAAGGCCAACACCCTGGAACGCAACCTCAATTCCCTGAAGGAGCAGTTGGCCAACGTGAGCCGGACCGCCCAGATCCTCGACGCCAAGGGCATCGAGATGAAGGAGTACGAGGATCAGGTCCAGCTGCTCACCAAGACCTTCTACACCTACTCCGACAAGAGCGAGACATCGCGCATCAACTCCGTCATGGACAAGGAGCGCATCGGCTCCGTCACGCTGGTGCAGCCCGCCAGCGAGCCCCTGCGGCCCGTTTCGCCCAAGCGGCTGCTCAACCTGCTGCTCGGGGCCGTGCTGGGCTTGATACTGGGTGTGGCTTACGCCCTGGGAGCGGAACAGCTCTCGGGAACGGTCAACAATGTGGACGACCTGCGCGTGCTCCTGCAAGGCGCGCCCGTGGTGTTCGTCCCGCAGGACACCGTGATGACGCCCGAGGACGCCGACAGCGTGCTGCGCAACATGCACCTCTTCGGCACGAAATCCTCCACCTAG
- a CDS encoding CpsD/CapB family tyrosine-protein kinase has translation MDIVKMINTPAEAASRGSMPFVPFDTCFQQLANQMMNCPDGQSPPCILLFQGGGRGSGVSTISRLFAHYLSEKVLMRVLLIDADFDNPTLHKIHRMPPSPGFADYLEGTRGPDIAQSIGNLSVMAAGDKSLLPRTLLSGRSDFKARLRELGKEYEMIILDAAPITTCPETFSLASCTDGVIFVAKSEKTRKAVVHATMNQLHLARAKVVGGVLNFRRFHIPTWLYH, from the coding sequence ATGGACATCGTGAAAATGATCAACACGCCGGCCGAAGCCGCTTCGCGGGGCTCAATGCCCTTCGTTCCGTTCGACACCTGTTTCCAGCAGTTGGCCAACCAGATGATGAACTGCCCTGACGGCCAGTCCCCCCCGTGCATCCTGCTGTTCCAGGGCGGGGGCAGGGGTTCTGGGGTGAGCACCATATCGCGCCTGTTCGCCCACTACCTGAGCGAAAAGGTGCTGATGCGGGTGCTGCTCATCGACGCCGACTTCGACAACCCCACGCTGCACAAGATCCACCGCATGCCGCCCTCGCCCGGCTTCGCGGATTACCTCGAAGGCACGCGCGGGCCGGACATAGCGCAGAGCATCGGCAACCTCTCCGTGATGGCCGCGGGCGACAAGTCCCTGCTGCCCAGGACCCTGCTGTCCGGCCGCAGCGACTTCAAGGCCCGCCTGCGCGAACTGGGCAAGGAATATGAGATGATCATCCTGGACGCGGCCCCCATCACCACCTGCCCGGAGACCTTCAGCTTGGCCTCCTGCACGGACGGGGTGATCTTCGTGGCCAAGTCGGAGAAAACCCGCAAGGCCGTGGTGCACGCCACCATGAACCAGCTGCACCTGGCCCGGGCGAAGGTGGTGGGCGGAGTGCTCAACTTCCGGCGCTTCCACATCCCGACCTGGCTCTATCACTAG
- a CDS encoding glycosyltransferase family 4 protein, producing the protein MRILILSPVFPLPPTTGTRVRLAGLIRALKANGNEIGFVGNVTAGEREHITECRSWFSDLELRTVGATGAQAAPLGDKLARLARVAAMCLTGTPLFAALVRHPFHERAVRKLAPGYDALLVEFFFMALNAPEDVLEALGPRAALVEHDISFVPKRRAFQVAPWPGKLLLWLRYRLWKLEETRQLRRFRTVVAMSGHDAGELRALAPQARVIVAPNGVDTASIRPSPGPRPMGSTSLLFVGGMGHAPNLDAVRHFVREHMPLLRRAVPGVSLTVAGDTAGMDLSDLAGPDVRFTGFVEDLAPLYAGCAASVAPFRIGGGTRLKILESMAAGLPVITSAVGAEGLPLEHRKSALFAEGPAETLAALRALREEPGLADALSEEARRLCVERFDWTAIAAGLERDLKKQMETHRAH; encoded by the coding sequence GTGCGCATCCTCATCCTGAGCCCCGTGTTCCCGCTGCCGCCCACTACGGGCACCAGGGTGCGCCTGGCCGGGCTTATCCGCGCGCTCAAGGCCAACGGCAACGAGATCGGTTTCGTGGGCAACGTCACCGCCGGGGAGCGCGAGCACATCACCGAATGCCGGAGCTGGTTCAGCGATCTGGAACTGCGCACCGTGGGCGCGACCGGAGCGCAGGCCGCCCCCCTGGGCGACAAGCTGGCCCGGCTGGCGCGGGTGGCGGCCATGTGCCTGACGGGCACCCCCCTGTTCGCCGCCCTGGTGCGCCACCCCTTCCACGAGCGGGCCGTGCGGAAGCTGGCTCCCGGGTACGACGCGCTGCTGGTGGAGTTCTTCTTCATGGCCCTGAACGCGCCCGAAGACGTGCTGGAGGCCCTGGGGCCCCGTGCCGCCCTTGTGGAGCACGACATCTCCTTCGTGCCCAAGCGACGGGCTTTCCAGGTGGCGCCCTGGCCGGGCAAGCTGCTCCTGTGGCTGCGCTACAGGCTCTGGAAACTGGAGGAGACGCGCCAGCTGCGCCGGTTCCGCACGGTGGTGGCCATGTCCGGGCACGACGCCGGCGAATTGCGCGCCCTGGCCCCGCAGGCCCGGGTGATCGTCGCGCCCAACGGCGTGGACACGGCCTCCATCAGGCCCTCTCCCGGCCCCCGCCCCATGGGCAGTACCTCGCTGCTGTTCGTGGGCGGCATGGGGCACGCCCCCAACCTGGACGCCGTCCGGCATTTCGTGCGCGAACACATGCCCCTGCTGCGGCGCGCGGTGCCCGGCGTGAGCCTGACCGTGGCGGGGGATACGGCCGGGATGGACCTCTCGGACCTGGCCGGGCCGGACGTGCGCTTCACGGGCTTCGTGGAGGATCTGGCCCCGCTCTACGCTGGATGCGCCGCCTCCGTCGCTCCCTTCCGCATCGGCGGCGGGACTCGCCTGAAGATTCTGGAGTCCATGGCGGCGGGGCTGCCGGTCATCACCAGCGCGGTGGGCGCCGAGGGCCTGCCTCTCGAGCACCGCAAGTCGGCGCTGTTCGCGGAAGGCCCCGCTGAGACGCTGGCGGCGCTGCGCGCCCTCCGGGAGGAGCCGGGGCTGGCCGACGCCCTTTCGGAGGAGGCCCGGAGGCTGTGCGTGGAGCGGTTCGACTGGACGGCCATAGCCGCCGGGTTGGAGCGCGACCTGAAAAAACAGATGGAGACACACCGTGCCCACTAA
- a CDS encoding flippase: MAKLLKTGAGLFLARVLQPLFSFVLFWYCARRLSLEDFGLYILLMSLILVFQAVATLGLGPMLTREISVDKEHGPQWIGASLAVMLPGSLLAWALFVAFTVAAGYSPGMVQGAAIVGAGLPGAVLGQVAESAFIAQGRSKPMVALSALENGLRVGASVAALTLGYGLQSLLVIHVVSRSLSGICALLMLRDGRPGLAVLSREKARALLRGIPSFGMMVLVATFYFRMDIIVVSLFMGEAAAGIYGAAMRLVSLTFLMPESLVAAIYPALSRTMHATDGHARELTRFSAGLLAVVCTAVSLFLYGASSQLVPLLFGPGFVQAGGLLAVLAFMLPLHAINGLLGFLLQSCRKERTALRIVSWGTAGTLALYILGVRLGGLEGAAWAGLIAMGSIALFHMWYVGTRIFPLGLASAMALSLPGAVSGIAVGFWLPPVASALAAPALFLGWLALVGVLRPAPLRCALRLFAERGGAPCASSS; the protein is encoded by the coding sequence ATGGCGAAACTGCTCAAGACAGGCGCGGGGCTGTTCCTGGCCCGGGTGCTGCAGCCGTTGTTCTCCTTCGTGCTGTTCTGGTACTGCGCCAGACGCTTGAGCCTGGAGGACTTCGGCCTCTACATCCTGCTCATGAGCCTGATCCTGGTTTTCCAGGCCGTGGCCACGCTGGGCCTGGGCCCGATGCTCACACGCGAGATCTCGGTGGACAAGGAGCACGGCCCGCAATGGATCGGGGCCTCGCTCGCCGTGATGCTTCCGGGTTCGCTGCTGGCCTGGGCGCTGTTCGTGGCCTTCACCGTTGCCGCGGGCTACTCCCCGGGGATGGTGCAGGGCGCGGCCATCGTAGGTGCGGGCTTGCCCGGGGCCGTCCTTGGCCAGGTCGCAGAATCGGCCTTCATCGCGCAGGGCCGCTCCAAGCCAATGGTCGCGCTCAGCGCGCTGGAGAACGGGCTGCGCGTCGGAGCCAGCGTGGCCGCCTTGACCCTGGGGTATGGCCTACAATCGCTGCTGGTCATTCACGTGGTCTCGCGCAGCCTCTCCGGCATCTGCGCCCTGCTGATGCTGCGGGACGGGCGCCCCGGCCTGGCGGTTCTCAGCCGCGAGAAGGCCCGGGCGCTGCTGCGCGGCATTCCCTCCTTCGGCATGATGGTCCTGGTTGCGACGTTCTATTTCCGCATGGACATCATCGTGGTCTCGCTGTTCATGGGGGAGGCCGCCGCCGGAATCTACGGCGCAGCCATGCGTCTGGTGTCGCTGACCTTCCTCATGCCGGAGAGCCTCGTGGCCGCCATCTACCCCGCCCTCTCCCGGACCATGCACGCCACTGACGGGCACGCCCGGGAGCTGACCCGCTTCAGCGCCGGGCTGCTGGCCGTGGTGTGCACGGCCGTCAGCCTGTTCCTGTACGGGGCCAGCAGCCAACTGGTGCCGTTGCTGTTCGGCCCCGGCTTCGTGCAGGCGGGAGGGCTGCTGGCAGTGCTCGCCTTCATGCTGCCCCTGCACGCGATCAACGGCCTCCTGGGCTTCCTGCTTCAATCCTGCCGCAAGGAGCGCACGGCCCTGAGGATCGTTTCCTGGGGCACGGCAGGCACCCTGGCCCTGTACATTCTCGGCGTGCGCCTGGGGGGGCTGGAGGGCGCGGCCTGGGCCGGGCTGATCGCCATGGGTTCCATCGCGCTGTTTCACATGTGGTACGTGGGAACCAGGATATTCCCCTTGGGGCTCGCCTCCGCAATGGCCCTGTCGCTCCCGGGCGCTGTTTCTGGGATCGCCGTGGGATTCTGGCTGCCCCCCGTGGCATCGGCCCTGGCCGCTCCGGCCCTGTTCCTGGGCTGGCTCGCGCTCGTGGGGGTGCTGCGCCCGGCCCCGCTGCGCTGCGCCTTGCGCTTGTTCGCTGAGAGAGGAGGTGCGCCGTGCGCATCCTCATCCTGA
- a CDS encoding sugar transferase gives MFEQRCNSYLRNAKLCHAVSVFFSLFTVLIIFNSDAYNAVVGNSGYVEIRTLIQSMCYCSIALIINYIIFNNSFNNDQLVCIPTIDELVRCFIIATIATSLVLFIIDSIVSHQIFSPLAVVSYLVVGTAFHSFLINTSYLTIKKFNSSKKNRRIVLMVGSNRHAVEMARFFEENQILGFYNLGFVDDENHSDGEARLLSTLDKFEDVIRNNVIDFIFIHLPIRSYYDSISTIIEKAECQGIAVHYLSNIFEPRKSKLEASRVGSVHSIVLHTAPTEDWRIRTKRVIDVIMAIIGIIVTLPIMAISALIIKITDRGPIIFKQKRVGYNKRIFNVYKLRTMCVGAERMKTDVDHLNEMDGPVFKIKCDPRITRFGRFLRKYSIDELPQFFNVLQGDMSIVGPRAMALTDYQGFSEDWQRRRFSMRPGLTCYWQIRGRNKLPFNEWMRLDMEYIDNWNLLEDFKIMLLTIPEIFRGGGI, from the coding sequence ATGTTTGAGCAAAGATGTAATTCTTACCTACGCAATGCAAAGCTGTGCCACGCGGTATCGGTGTTCTTCTCTCTTTTCACTGTCCTCATCATTTTCAATTCAGACGCATACAACGCCGTCGTCGGAAACAGCGGATATGTTGAAATCCGCACATTGATCCAAAGCATGTGCTACTGTAGCATTGCCTTGATTATCAATTACATCATTTTCAACAATTCGTTCAATAACGACCAATTGGTCTGCATCCCTACCATTGACGAGCTCGTCAGGTGCTTCATAATTGCAACTATCGCCACCTCCCTTGTTCTGTTCATCATCGACAGTATTGTTTCTCACCAGATATTCTCCCCCCTGGCCGTCGTTTCATATCTGGTCGTCGGCACAGCCTTTCATTCATTTCTGATCAACACATCGTACCTTACAATCAAAAAGTTCAATTCCAGCAAGAAGAACAGACGCATCGTCCTCATGGTTGGCTCCAATAGGCATGCTGTGGAAATGGCCAGGTTTTTTGAAGAGAACCAGATACTCGGTTTCTACAACCTTGGATTCGTTGACGACGAGAACCACAGCGACGGGGAGGCGCGCCTGCTGAGCACCTTGGACAAGTTCGAAGATGTGATCCGCAACAACGTGATCGACTTCATCTTCATCCACTTGCCCATCCGATCATACTACGACAGCATATCCACAATCATCGAAAAAGCGGAATGCCAAGGTATCGCCGTCCACTATTTGAGCAACATTTTCGAACCTCGCAAAAGCAAGCTTGAGGCTTCGCGTGTCGGCTCAGTACACTCCATTGTCCTGCACACTGCCCCCACTGAGGACTGGAGAATTCGCACAAAGCGCGTCATTGACGTCATAATGGCTATCATCGGCATAATTGTTACATTGCCAATAATGGCAATATCCGCGCTGATAATCAAAATAACTGACAGAGGACCGATCATATTCAAGCAAAAGCGCGTTGGGTACAACAAGCGCATATTTAATGTCTACAAGTTGCGCACCATGTGTGTCGGCGCGGAAAGAATGAAGACGGACGTCGACCACCTCAACGAAATGGATGGGCCTGTTTTCAAGATCAAGTGTGACCCCAGAATAACGCGTTTTGGCAGGTTCCTTCGCAAGTACAGCATCGACGAGTTGCCTCAGTTCTTCAATGTCCTGCAAGGCGACATGAGCATCGTCGGCCCGCGCGCGATGGCCCTCACCGACTACCAGGGCTTCTCCGAGGATTGGCAGCGGAGGCGTTTTTCCATGCGCCCCGGACTGACGTGCTACTGGCAGATTCGCGGCCGCAACAAATTGCCTTTCAATGAATGGATGCGTTTGGACATGGAGTACATCGACAACTGGAACCTTCTTGAAGATTTCAAGATCATGCTCCTCACCATCCCGGAGATATTCCGAGGGGGAGGGATCTGA
- a CDS encoding O-antigen ligase family protein, with translation MLSSLKHIAPMVLLAAAAGLAPLFMPVGQPNAYIFLVLVMAGITALIAFSRTGYVRNMLLFTVGFALVFNPRKFFVGEDYYLFLGGIPAYYVSLMDLCLLALLFVAPAGEKSQGARAPLPKVQLVLLGVYFLTLLLSLYNAIDSELVFTQFVFELKCCLLFLIVAFHLDNMDSDTVFERSLLPMFYGLGASLILEFAVVLAEYVNALPDSFSFLGIQVAGFREKLGADLVLRVGGTYRHPNYLAVPMAALLMPVSVMALSTRGAKRLLFLLAAGSAFASLLLTLSRGGFLAAASTVVVFLVLIACTPQGRAWVKRHSKLLAGMTAAALVVLASLSGQIYDKIVLSDPVNISARADLNNLAISMIETFPVVGVGLNNFNMAGPEFGYYNIYEAAAGLAPVVHNIYLLMASEIGLLGLGAYLLFLLSVAVFGWNAFKREGGGEHALLLAALLSGLSGYFVADMFGPSLRKLEIASQLWWHLGVIVLLSRAILAAPAAGEGRR, from the coding sequence ATGCTATCCTCTCTCAAGCACATCGCGCCCATGGTGCTTCTGGCGGCGGCCGCCGGGCTGGCCCCCCTGTTCATGCCGGTCGGCCAGCCCAACGCCTACATCTTCCTGGTGCTGGTCATGGCCGGGATCACGGCCCTGATCGCCTTCAGCAGGACGGGCTACGTCAGGAACATGCTGCTCTTCACGGTGGGATTCGCCCTGGTGTTCAACCCCAGGAAGTTCTTCGTCGGAGAGGACTACTACCTCTTCCTGGGCGGCATTCCAGCCTATTACGTCAGCCTCATGGACCTCTGCCTCCTGGCGCTGCTGTTCGTTGCCCCGGCCGGGGAGAAAAGCCAGGGAGCCCGCGCTCCGTTGCCGAAGGTCCAGCTGGTGCTGCTCGGCGTCTATTTTCTCACCCTGCTCCTGTCGCTCTACAATGCCATCGACTCCGAACTGGTCTTCACCCAGTTCGTGTTCGAGCTCAAATGCTGCCTGCTCTTTCTCATCGTGGCCTTCCACCTGGACAACATGGACAGCGACACGGTCTTCGAGCGATCCCTCCTGCCCATGTTCTACGGCCTCGGCGCCAGCCTGATCCTTGAGTTCGCGGTCGTCCTGGCCGAGTACGTGAACGCACTGCCGGATTCCTTTTCCTTCCTGGGCATCCAGGTGGCCGGATTCAGGGAGAAGCTCGGGGCGGACCTCGTGCTGCGCGTAGGCGGCACCTACCGCCACCCCAACTATCTGGCCGTGCCCATGGCCGCGCTGCTCATGCCGGTTTCCGTCATGGCCCTTTCCACCCGTGGCGCGAAGAGGCTGCTCTTCCTGCTCGCGGCGGGCAGCGCCTTCGCCTCCCTGCTGCTGACCCTCTCGCGCGGCGGCTTCCTGGCCGCGGCGTCCACGGTCGTCGTCTTCCTCGTTCTGATCGCATGCACGCCCCAGGGCCGGGCCTGGGTCAAGCGCCACAGCAAGCTGCTGGCGGGCATGACGGCCGCCGCCCTGGTGGTTCTGGCGAGCCTTTCCGGCCAGATATACGACAAGATAGTCCTCTCGGACCCGGTGAACATCTCCGCGCGCGCCGACCTGAACAACCTGGCGATAAGCATGATCGAGACATTCCCGGTAGTCGGAGTCGGCCTCAACAACTTCAACATGGCCGGGCCCGAGTTCGGGTATTACAACATCTACGAGGCAGCAGCCGGCCTGGCCCCGGTGGTGCACAACATCTACCTGCTCATGGCCTCCGAAATCGGGCTGCTCGGCCTGGGAGCCTACCTGCTCTTCCTCCTGTCCGTCGCCGTGTTCGGCTGGAACGCCTTCAAGCGGGAGGGCGGGGGCGAGCACGCGCTGTTGCTGGCCGCGCTTCTGTCCGGCCTGTCGGGATATTTCGTGGCCGACATGTTCGGCCCGAGTCTGCGCAAGCTGGAAATCGCCAGCCAGCTCTGGTGGCACCTGGGCGTGATCGTGCTGCTGTCCAGGGCGATCCTGGCGGCTCCCGCAGCCGGTGAAGGACGCCGCTGA
- a CDS encoding acyltransferase family protein translates to MARERHPDLDIGRGLLMLFLVFNHSYNMQFPAGNDWYIFLYHVSYWYQMQFFFFITGITMALSGLPKTLDDYAAFLKKRFWRLIPAYVVMATIIFAGKMTVQSIGNVGEPLSGFSAYLTVFISPKTSPYASFLWFIYVLFLFSAVAPPLLRLARGRAELLILPALVLHFLPLPDFLALNLCGRYFIFLVLGIAVYDHYPAYLRIVDKYVWLLLLVFAGMCALAVNVTMNDFPVSVCAIPALHGLCRTGPVVRSRLLALLGQYMYPIYLFNTIFINVARGLILRFVSWDGHAFLLILPVLMTVGIWGPIWTQRNVIPRIPLLRKVFT, encoded by the coding sequence ATGGCCAGGGAACGCCACCCGGACCTGGACATCGGGAGGGGCCTACTGATGCTCTTCCTGGTGTTCAACCACTCCTACAACATGCAGTTCCCGGCCGGAAACGACTGGTACATCTTCTTGTATCACGTCAGTTACTGGTACCAGATGCAGTTCTTCTTCTTCATCACGGGCATCACCATGGCCTTGAGCGGGCTCCCGAAGACCCTGGACGACTACGCGGCATTCCTGAAAAAAAGATTCTGGCGGCTCATACCGGCCTACGTCGTCATGGCGACCATCATCTTCGCCGGGAAGATGACCGTGCAGAGCATCGGCAACGTGGGCGAGCCTCTGTCGGGCTTCAGCGCATACCTCACCGTGTTCATCTCGCCGAAAACGAGCCCGTACGCCTCGTTCCTGTGGTTCATCTACGTGCTGTTCCTGTTCAGCGCCGTCGCCCCACCCCTGCTGCGCCTGGCCCGCGGCCGGGCCGAGCTGTTGATCCTTCCGGCGCTGGTGCTCCACTTCCTGCCGCTGCCGGACTTCCTGGCGCTCAACCTGTGCGGAAGGTACTTCATCTTCCTGGTGTTGGGGATCGCCGTATACGACCATTACCCCGCCTATCTGCGCATCGTGGACAAGTACGTGTGGCTGCTCCTGCTCGTCTTCGCCGGGATGTGCGCCCTGGCGGTGAACGTGACCATGAACGACTTCCCCGTATCCGTATGCGCCATCCCCGCGCTGCACGGGCTCTGCCGGACCGGCCCGGTGGTCCGCTCCCGGTTACTGGCCCTGCTCGGGCAGTACATGTACCCGATCTATCTGTTCAACACGATCTTCATCAACGTGGCCAGGGGGCTGATCCTTCGTTTCGTATCCTGGGACGGCCACGCCTTTCTCCTGATCCTGCCCGTGCTGATGACCGTCGGCATCTGGGGACCAATCTGGACGCAGCGCAATGTGATTCCGCGCATTCCACTGTTGCGGAAAGTGTTCACATGA
- a CDS encoding polysaccharide biosynthesis/export family protein — protein MNTKTIKILSLLLLVLFMACSCSNGGPRPSMDLKKLPTAPAQPEEVNASTYELGPGDIVGFTFLSRIQQKDDPYLLQRGDTLLVEYHRLEYLNRNIVIRPDGMVSVPYLDELRAADISPSAFSAKLVEGYKRKRIFQNPEITVSVVSVNTQLKEMQNTFTNSTTGQTKEAPVGMDGYIRLPLIEPLFAVNKSVGQIQQEARDAYRRVLSSADVSAELRQIRSNMVYVLGEVNLSGMHNINTPTTVTQAITMAGGYKPGAGLDSVVLIRSDASGQPSGRLVDVASVLKKGNIMEDVQLKRYDVIYVPPSTIQKLNDFILFYVRNMMPFPTSASANVGFSYLWGPASLGSTSTRGTSFTPF, from the coding sequence ATGAACACCAAAACCATCAAAATCCTTTCGCTCCTGCTGTTGGTGCTCTTTATGGCGTGTTCCTGCAGCAACGGAGGTCCCCGCCCCTCGATGGACCTCAAGAAACTTCCAACGGCTCCCGCGCAGCCAGAGGAGGTGAACGCCAGCACGTACGAGCTCGGCCCGGGCGACATCGTCGGCTTCACCTTCCTGAGCCGCATCCAGCAGAAGGACGACCCCTATCTGCTGCAGCGCGGCGACACGCTCCTCGTCGAGTACCACAGGCTCGAATACCTCAACCGCAACATCGTCATCCGCCCGGACGGCATGGTCAGCGTCCCCTACCTTGATGAGCTCAGGGCGGCGGACATCTCACCGTCGGCATTCTCCGCGAAGTTGGTGGAGGGGTACAAGCGCAAGAGGATCTTCCAGAATCCCGAGATCACGGTCAGCGTGGTCAGCGTGAACACCCAGCTCAAGGAGATGCAGAACACCTTCACCAACAGCACGACCGGCCAGACAAAGGAGGCTCCGGTGGGCATGGACGGCTACATCCGCCTGCCCCTGATCGAGCCCCTGTTCGCGGTGAACAAGAGCGTGGGCCAGATCCAGCAGGAGGCGCGCGACGCCTACCGCAGGGTCCTGTCTTCGGCGGATGTCTCCGCCGAGCTGCGCCAGATACGCTCCAACATGGTCTATGTGCTGGGCGAAGTGAACCTCTCCGGCATGCACAACATCAACACCCCGACCACCGTGACCCAGGCCATCACCATGGCCGGCGGCTACAAACCCGGAGCGGGGCTCGACTCCGTGGTGCTCATCCGCTCTGACGCATCCGGCCAGCCCTCCGGGCGTCTGGTCGACGTGGCCTCGGTGCTCAAGAAGGGCAACATCATGGAAGACGTGCAACTCAAGCGGTACGACGTCATCTATGTGCCCCCGTCCACGATTCAGAAGCTCAACGACTTCATCCTGTTCTACGTCAGGAACATGATGCCCTTCCCGACGAGCGCCAGCGCCAACGTCGGGTTCAGCTACCTGTGGGGCCCCGCCTCGCTGGGATCCACATCAACACGTGGCACCAGTTTCACTCCGTTCTAA